In Candidatus Mycalebacterium zealandia, one DNA window encodes the following:
- a CDS encoding homoserine dehydrogenase, translating to MLNSSKKKVNIGLIGAGTVGCGVYEVVRSSRKTIKQKTGVELIIKSIADIEPNRKRPVKIPKTLFTKDAYELINDPEINTVIELVGGTTVARKFALAAIKNGKNLVTANKALLALKGKEIFSAAAKKGVEVGFEASVGGGIPLIQGLREGFCANKIVSIHGIMNGTSNYILHKMSAGGQTFKQALADAQREGYAEADPSFDVNGTDSAHKLLILIALAWGNLFKLKDIMVEGIAGIDSADISYAREFGYKIKPLATAKISGGAIEAGVYPALVGNDTQLASVNGAFNAVRVEGDHVGPAMFYGMGAGMMPTASAVVSDVVRIARGGGSAPVAESFSQNRARRLAPPQSVKSRFYAKFQAKDEPGVLGKISAALGKSGISIQSVIQKPGGSAKKVPVVIMTRRTTGKNMRAAVAGIEKRITKTPAVVLRVSDI from the coding sequence ATGTTAAACAGTTCGAAAAAAAAGGTGAATATCGGACTCATAGGCGCGGGCACGGTCGGGTGCGGGGTTTATGAAGTTGTTCGGAGCAGCCGTAAAACAATCAAGCAAAAAACCGGCGTTGAACTTATTATTAAAAGCATTGCGGACATCGAGCCGAACAGAAAAAGACCGGTCAAAATCCCTAAAACTCTTTTCACCAAAGACGCTTATGAACTGATTAACGACCCGGAAATTAACACTGTTATTGAGCTTGTCGGAGGCACAACAGTCGCGCGCAAGTTCGCGCTTGCGGCGATTAAAAACGGCAAAAATCTTGTTACGGCGAATAAGGCGTTGCTCGCGCTCAAAGGAAAAGAGATTTTTTCCGCCGCCGCAAAAAAAGGGGTGGAGGTCGGGTTTGAAGCCAGCGTCGGTGGAGGAATTCCTCTTATTCAGGGCCTTCGTGAAGGATTTTGCGCGAACAAAATAGTTTCCATTCACGGCATCATGAACGGAACTTCAAACTACATACTGCACAAAATGTCCGCCGGAGGGCAAACATTCAAACAGGCGCTCGCGGACGCGCAACGCGAGGGATACGCGGAAGCCGACCCGTCTTTTGATGTTAACGGCACGGATTCGGCTCACAAACTGCTGATACTTATTGCGCTCGCGTGGGGAAACCTTTTCAAACTGAAAGACATCATGGTTGAGGGAATAGCGGGCATAGACTCGGCGGACATCTCTTACGCGCGGGAGTTCGGATACAAAATCAAGCCGCTTGCGACCGCAAAAATCTCAGGCGGCGCGATAGAGGCCGGAGTGTATCCCGCGCTTGTGGGCAATGACACGCAACTCGCCTCGGTCAACGGAGCTTTCAACGCCGTACGCGTGGAGGGAGACCATGTTGGCCCGGCGATGTTTTACGGAATGGGCGCGGGAATGATGCCGACTGCGAGCGCGGTTGTGAGCGACGTTGTCAGAATAGCGCGCGGCGGCGGAAGTGCGCCGGTGGCGGAAAGTTTCTCACAAAACAGAGCGCGCCGTCTCGCGCCGCCGCAAAGCGTAAAAAGCAGGTTTTATGCGAAATTTCAAGCCAAAGACGAGCCCGGAGTGCTCGGAAAAATCTCCGCCGCGCTCGGAAAATCGGGCATCAGCATACAGTCTGTAATTCAAAAACCGGGCGGTTCGGCAAAGAAAGTGCCCGTTGTGATAATGACGCGGCGGACAACCGGGAAAAATATGCGCGCCGCAGTAGCGGGAATTGAAAAACGCATAACAAAAACACCCGCCGTGGTTTTGAGAGTGAGCGATATCTGA
- a CDS encoding DNA ligase encodes MYFSKRTLFLAAVFILTAFAAVPPVFAVPHDFALANPYGKNVDVSKYLVSEKLDGVRAYWDGKRLISRGGNVFAAPFWFTQGFPSEPMDGELWGGRNSFEKTSSIVMRDKPHPRWKKIKYMVFDLPAHKGEFRKRDKALKKLVRSADSPYLEKVRQFNVRDKRELRRKLKEITKNGGEGLILRRKDSPHRSGRSDDLLKFKLFYDAEAVVIAHNPGRGRFKGMLGSVTVKTPEGVTFKIGTGFSNKERVNPPPIGSTITYKYTGFTKNGIPKFASFQRVREEK; translated from the coding sequence TTGTATTTTTCAAAAAGAACACTGTTTCTCGCGGCGGTTTTCATTCTCACGGCGTTTGCCGCCGTTCCTCCTGTTTTTGCGGTTCCGCATGATTTCGCGCTCGCGAATCCATACGGAAAAAATGTTGATGTCAGCAAATATCTTGTGAGCGAAAAACTTGACGGGGTTCGCGCCTATTGGGACGGAAAGCGGCTGATTTCCAGAGGCGGGAATGTGTTTGCGGCTCCGTTCTGGTTCACGCAAGGATTTCCATCCGAGCCGATGGACGGGGAATTGTGGGGCGGCAGGAACAGTTTTGAGAAAACCTCTTCAATTGTTATGCGCGACAAGCCGCATCCGCGTTGGAAAAAAATCAAATACATGGTTTTTGACCTTCCGGCGCATAAGGGCGAGTTCAGAAAACGCGACAAAGCCCTGAAAAAACTTGTTCGCAGCGCGGACTCTCCGTATCTGGAAAAAGTGCGCCAGTTCAATGTCCGGGACAAACGGGAGTTGCGCAGAAAACTGAAAGAGATAACGAAAAACGGCGGGGAAGGGCTGATACTGCGCAGAAAAGATTCTCCACACAGAAGCGGCAGAAGCGATGATTTGCTGAAATTCAAACTGTTCTACGATGCCGAAGCGGTTGTTATCGCTCACAATCCCGGGCGGGGCAGGTTTAAGGGAATGCTCGGAAGCGTAACGGTGAAAACACCCGAAGGCGTTACTTTCAAAATCGGCACGGGATTTTCCAATAAGGAACGTGTAAATCCGCCTCCAATCGGCAGCACAATTACCTACAAATACACTGGATTTACAAAGAACGGAATACCGAAGTTTGCTTCATTCCAGCGTGTTAGAGAAGAGAAATAG
- a CDS encoding helix-turn-helix domain-containing protein — MTHPLRTVKNSPRCLKRRKKLLELTRREPLHIDKIAEKTGSPVSSVSTFLLELEIEGLIEQTEGGLYQSKV, encoded by the coding sequence ATGACACATCCGCTCAGAACAGTAAAAAATTCGCCTCGCTGTCTGAAGAGAAGAAAAAAACTTCTTGAGTTAACACGCCGGGAACCGCTCCACATTGACAAAATAGCGGAAAAAACCGGAAGCCCCGTATCTTCAGTTTCCACTTTTCTACTTGAACTTGAAATAGAAGGACTTATTGAGCAGACCGAAGGAGGACTTTATCAATCAAAGGTTTAA
- the rmuC gene encoding DNA recombination protein RmuC, with amino-acid sequence MELVIIIALILVLAGVGFLLYGKFGENSELRVGIAQLETKIASEREAHKREISTLKDGGQNLSTLSNILTPLQNQIGTFKDTFTTTNDNFSGKFGELKNQITDLKTMNTTLGEEAQNLTNALKGDTKQQGNWGEFVLEKTLEISGLREGREYEAQKSVPDAKGGRRVLDVIVHLPDKKDIVIDSKVSLSDYTQYCSAETEEQRADFLKKHIASVERHISELSAKNYQGSPGVRTLNFVMMFIPVEPAYILTVNEERNIFQKAFDKNIVLVCPSTLLAVLRTIHSLWQMEDRNANAQEIAEEAGKLYDKFAGFVSYMDNLRNQLGTATKTFENAYNSLSTGRGNIVGRAEKMKQLGAKTTKSLPTQIVEDSADEEDLDVEKVEEKRPV; translated from the coding sequence ATGGAATTGGTAATAATCATTGCCCTGATATTGGTTCTTGCCGGTGTTGGCTTTCTACTATATGGCAAGTTCGGGGAGAACTCTGAGCTTAGAGTCGGAATTGCCCAACTGGAAACCAAAATTGCCAGCGAACGCGAGGCGCACAAGAGGGAGATTAGCACTCTGAAAGACGGTGGACAGAATCTCAGTACGCTCAGTAATATTTTAACTCCTTTGCAGAATCAGATAGGAACTTTTAAAGATACCTTTACCACTACGAACGATAATTTTTCCGGCAAATTCGGAGAATTGAAAAACCAGATTACAGATCTCAAAACAATGAACACGACTCTTGGTGAAGAGGCGCAAAACCTTACAAATGCGCTCAAGGGCGATACCAAACAGCAGGGGAACTGGGGTGAGTTTGTGCTTGAAAAGACGCTTGAAATATCGGGTTTGCGCGAAGGCAGGGAATACGAAGCGCAAAAGTCTGTTCCTGACGCGAAGGGCGGAAGGCGGGTTCTTGATGTGATTGTTCACCTACCTGATAAAAAGGACATTGTAATTGATTCAAAGGTGTCTCTTAGTGACTATACGCAATACTGCTCGGCGGAAACCGAAGAGCAAAGGGCGGATTTTCTAAAAAAACACATCGCCTCAGTTGAGAGGCACATAAGTGAGTTGAGTGCGAAAAACTATCAGGGGTCGCCCGGTGTTCGCACTCTCAATTTTGTGATGATGTTTATTCCCGTTGAGCCCGCTTACATTCTCACGGTCAACGAAGAGAGGAACATTTTCCAAAAGGCGTTTGATAAAAATATTGTGCTTGTCTGTCCGTCAACACTACTTGCCGTCTTGCGCACCATTCACAGTTTGTGGCAAATGGAAGACCGCAACGCGAATGCACAGGAAATCGCCGAGGAAGCCGGAAAACTTTATGACAAATTCGCCGGTTTTGTATCGTATATGGACAACCTTAGAAATCAGTTGGGTACTGCGACTAAAACCTTTGAAAACGCTTATAACTCACTTTCAACGGGAAGGGGCAATATCGTGGGCAGAGCCGAAAAGATGAAACAACTCGGCGCGAAAACGACAAAGTCTCTGCCTACGCAGATTGTTGAAGATTCTGCCGATGAAGAAGATTTGGATGTGGAAAAGGTTGAGGAGAAACGCCCGGTATGA
- the rnc gene encoding ribonuclease III, with amino-acid sequence MCFMKNIKLGYDFRDSQLLEAAFTHRSYRNEKGGNVDNQRLEFLGDSVVGCVAAEDLWKIFPEADEGELSVKRSSIVSGENLAGYARALGLGECMLLGKGEEKSGRERESNLADVFEAVVGAIFLDGGYETARKFVSDLILSNREKWSLVTDYKSELQKAFHKRNGSLPVYETEEAGSAYEKYFFSAVGDGSDIFGRGQGRSKKEAEQRAAKEALESL; translated from the coding sequence ATGTGCTTTATGAAGAACATAAAACTTGGCTACGATTTCCGAGATTCACAACTTCTTGAAGCCGCTTTCACTCACCGCTCATACAGAAACGAAAAAGGCGGCAATGTTGACAACCAGCGGCTTGAATTTCTTGGCGATTCCGTTGTCGGGTGTGTTGCCGCCGAAGATTTATGGAAGATCTTTCCCGAAGCGGACGAGGGTGAACTCTCGGTCAAGAGAAGCAGCATTGTGAGCGGTGAAAACCTTGCGGGCTACGCGAGAGCTCTGGGTTTGGGCGAATGCATGCTGTTGGGCAAAGGAGAGGAAAAGAGCGGAAGGGAAAGGGAGTCAAACCTTGCTGATGTGTTTGAAGCGGTTGTAGGCGCCATTTTTCTTGACGGCGGTTACGAAACGGCGCGCAAGTTTGTATCCGATTTAATTCTGAGCAACAGAGAGAAATGGAGCCTTGTTACCGATTACAAATCCGAACTGCAAAAGGCGTTTCACAAACGCAACGGTTCTCTTCCCGTCTATGAAACCGAGGAAGCCGGGTCCGCGTATGAAAAGTATTTTTTCAGCGCCGTGGGAGACGGCTCGGATATTTTCGGCAGAGGGCAGGGCAGAAGCAAAAAAGAGGCGGAACAGCGTGCGGCGAAAGAGGCGCTTGAGTCGCTCTAA
- the dprA gene encoding DNA-protecting protein DprA — protein sequence MDEKSCFIALSFIKGLGDVLISRLVEGCGSAENVFKQARTPGALARIGGIGPETEKIVKNFSDWQKVEKEISEARKRDFEILTLSDDRYPENLKQIYSAPAVLYVFGEIKKRDLLSVAIVGSRSPSKYGTDSATFLSSELAAVGVCVVSGMARGIDSSAHKAAINAGGRTVAVLGSGLDFIYPPENHELYNSIAKNGAVISAFPLGTEPDKTNFPQRNSVISGLSLGTVVIQASNKSGSLITANLALEHGREVFAVPGRIGEKMSGGTNSLIKKGAKLVENISDITEEIPLIKHLKNRTDDTSAQNSKKFASLSEEKKKTS from the coding sequence ATGGACGAGAAATCTTGTTTTATCGCTCTAAGTTTTATCAAAGGGCTCGGCGATGTTCTCATCAGCCGTCTGGTTGAGGGGTGCGGCTCAGCGGAAAACGTTTTCAAACAGGCGCGAACGCCGGGCGCTCTTGCGCGAATTGGCGGAATCGGCCCGGAAACTGAAAAAATTGTCAAAAACTTTTCCGACTGGCAAAAGGTGGAAAAAGAGATTTCTGAAGCCCGGAAGCGGGATTTTGAAATTCTTACTCTTTCGGATGACCGCTACCCGGAAAACCTTAAACAAATTTATTCCGCGCCCGCGGTTCTCTATGTTTTCGGCGAGATAAAAAAGCGGGACTTGCTCTCGGTCGCGATAGTGGGTTCGCGTTCCCCGTCAAAATACGGAACGGATTCAGCCACATTCCTGTCCTCGGAACTTGCGGCGGTTGGAGTTTGTGTCGTAAGCGGAATGGCAAGAGGCATAGACTCCTCGGCTCACAAAGCGGCTATAAACGCGGGCGGGCGCACGGTCGCGGTACTCGGAAGCGGACTTGACTTCATCTACCCGCCGGAAAATCACGAACTCTACAACAGCATCGCGAAAAACGGCGCCGTTATTTCTGCTTTCCCGCTTGGAACCGAGCCCGACAAAACAAATTTTCCCCAACGCAACTCAGTCATAAGCGGGCTTTCACTTGGCACGGTGGTAATTCAGGCGTCAAACAAAAGCGGGTCTTTGATAACGGCAAATCTTGCACTTGAACATGGCAGAGAGGTGTTTGCCGTACCGGGCAGAATCGGAGAAAAAATGAGCGGGGGAACAAACTCCCTTATCAAGAAAGGCGCGAAACTGGTTGAAAATATAAGCGACATAACAGAAGAGATTCCTCTTATAAAACATCTGAAAAACAGGACGGATGACACATCCGCTCAGAACAGTAAAAAATTCGCCTCGCTGTCTGAAGAGAAGAAAAAAACTTCTTGA
- a CDS encoding hydantoinase B/oxoprolinase family protein, whose product MPSPDRFELDIFNNILSGIAEEMGTRLMRSSFSPNIKERRDYSCAIFNSKGEMIAQAAHIPVHLGSMSFSVAAVLEEREISNGDIFILNDPFKGGTHLPDITCVIPVFIGGKPYFYIAARAHHTDVGGKTPGSMPLSTSIDEEGIIIAPTRIEKKGKPDKRLLKKLVAGMRNPQERFGDLNAQIAALETGAKRLRETARKYSVKTICNSAERLVDYAEKMMREAIMKIPDGEYKFTDFLDDDGMGTKSIPVKATVNISGNEAVVDLSRSSPPVKGCVNAPFSVTTSAVLYAFQCLAPDDIPLNSGPLRAIKIVTGENSLLKARYPSAIAAGNVETSQRVADTIFGALAKAVPEKIQAASAGTMNNITFGSGGGRNEREFVYYETIGGGMGGRQGADGVSAVQTHMTNTLNTPIEAIERELPVRIESYSIRKNSGGKGKFCGGNGIVREYRFLEQAAVSIITERRKYRPWAIGDGEKGKSGKNFLIRGGKKTELKPKQSFKARKGDILRVETPGGGAWGK is encoded by the coding sequence ATGCCGTCACCTGACCGCTTTGAACTGGACATTTTCAACAACATACTTTCGGGAATAGCCGAAGAGATGGGCACGCGCCTGATGCGTTCGTCTTTCTCACCAAACATAAAAGAGCGGCGCGACTACTCATGCGCCATATTCAACTCAAAAGGGGAAATGATAGCGCAGGCGGCGCACATTCCGGTTCATCTCGGCTCAATGTCCTTTTCGGTCGCCGCCGTTCTTGAAGAGCGCGAAATATCAAATGGAGACATTTTCATACTGAATGACCCGTTCAAAGGCGGCACACACCTTCCGGACATCACTTGCGTTATTCCGGTTTTTATCGGCGGCAAGCCGTATTTTTATATAGCGGCGCGCGCCCACCATACAGATGTCGGGGGCAAAACACCCGGTTCAATGCCGCTTTCCACCTCAATAGACGAAGAGGGAATAATAATCGCGCCAACCCGTATAGAAAAAAAGGGGAAGCCGGACAAACGCCTCCTGAAAAAACTCGTTGCCGGAATGAGAAATCCCCAAGAGCGGTTTGGAGACCTGAACGCTCAAATAGCGGCGCTTGAAACGGGCGCGAAGCGGTTGCGTGAAACGGCGCGAAAATACTCGGTCAAAACCATTTGCAATTCGGCGGAGCGGCTTGTTGATTATGCCGAAAAAATGATGCGTGAAGCCATAATGAAGATTCCGGACGGTGAATACAAATTCACGGATTTTCTGGACGATGACGGCATGGGAACAAAAAGCATCCCCGTGAAGGCTACGGTGAACATCAGCGGAAATGAAGCCGTTGTTGATTTGTCGCGAAGTTCACCGCCGGTCAAAGGGTGCGTGAATGCGCCTTTCAGCGTTACCACTTCGGCGGTTCTATACGCCTTTCAGTGCCTCGCGCCGGACGATATTCCGCTTAATTCGGGCCCATTGAGAGCAATCAAAATTGTTACAGGTGAAAACTCTTTGCTCAAAGCCCGTTATCCGAGCGCCATAGCGGCGGGCAATGTGGAGACCTCGCAAAGGGTCGCGGACACGATTTTCGGCGCGCTCGCCAAAGCGGTTCCTGAGAAAATACAGGCGGCGAGCGCCGGAACGATGAACAACATAACCTTCGGTTCCGGTGGTGGACGCAACGAGCGGGAATTTGTTTATTACGAAACAATCGGGGGCGGCATGGGCGGAAGACAGGGAGCGGATGGTGTGTCCGCCGTGCAGACTCATATGACAAACACGCTCAACACCCCGATAGAAGCGATTGAAAGAGAATTGCCCGTGCGCATTGAGTCTTATTCCATCCGGAAAAACTCAGGTGGAAAGGGAAAGTTTTGCGGCGGTAACGGCATTGTGAGGGAATACAGATTTCTTGAGCAGGCCGCGGTCTCAATCATCACCGAAAGGAGAAAATACCGCCCGTGGGCGATAGGGGACGGTGAAAAAGGCAAAAGCGGAAAGAATTTTCTGATTCGCGGCGGAAAGAAAACCGAACTCAAACCCAAACAAAGTTTTAAGGCGCGTAAAGGAGACATCCTAAGAGTGGAAACTCCGGGCGGCGGAGCGTGGGGAAAATAA
- a CDS encoding DUF1439 domain-containing protein, with translation MKKVLLIVLVVLIAAAAYFIVAKPRIEIHITEEQIQTRLEKQFPYERRHLLFFKTVFSEPRVRLEKGSGFIGVGCSISIFLTGVETLKSKVYAETDIHYDPKTGSVYLINLKLKKFELQGLPAETEKIIREIVGEALLEIFTIKPVYQLDKAGRTGRIAHAIFKDIKITDGMMALVFGL, from the coding sequence TTGAAAAAAGTCTTGTTGATTGTTCTTGTTGTGCTAATCGCGGCGGCGGCATATTTCATTGTCGCAAAGCCGCGGATTGAAATCCACATTACTGAAGAACAGATTCAAACCCGTCTGGAAAAGCAGTTTCCCTACGAAAGAAGGCATCTGCTTTTTTTCAAAACAGTTTTTTCCGAACCGCGCGTGCGGCTTGAAAAAGGAAGTGGTTTTATCGGAGTTGGTTGTTCAATTTCCATTTTTTTGACGGGCGTTGAGACTTTGAAGAGCAAAGTTTACGCGGAAACTGACATTCATTACGATCCCAAAACGGGCTCCGTCTATCTAATCAATCTCAAATTGAAAAAGTTTGAACTTCAGGGGCTTCCGGCGGAAACTGAAAAGATTATCCGTGAGATTGTAGGCGAGGCGTTGCTGGAGATTTTCACAATAAAACCGGTTTATCAATTGGATAAAGCCGGCAGGACAGGCAGAATAGCCCACGCGATTTTCAAGGATATAAAAATAACGGACGGTATGATGGCTCTTGTTTTTGGCTTGTAG
- a CDS encoding thiolase family protein translates to MSLRNVYVIGVGNTPCGRFPDKAAHILGREAAWAAIQDAEIHPRSIEIVFCGHVYQGMGVGQRTMKEIGLVGQPTINVEGACGSGTLSFWEAWRTIAYGQAEISLALGVENLSKVLSGGPLPLEEDDIEVAMGMGMPALYAMRASRYMHEYGVTKEQLAEVVVKSRHHAAMNPDAQFRKPETVESVLDAPMIADPLTRNQCCPVGDAAAAAVLVSEDQVKKLAKKTPVKVLGCISQSGKYSSPTGLTCAPSENVSRSAKMAYEQAGIGPEDIDVCEIHDAFSIAEMMVAEALGFCKEGEGARLIDEKSTWVGGDKVAINPGGGLLSRGHPVGATGLLQTAEIVRQLRGEVGKRQVKDAKIGLIETMGGAQPAMDGITCVVSILGK, encoded by the coding sequence ATGTCTTTAAGAAATGTTTATGTCATAGGAGTGGGCAACACCCCCTGTGGAAGGTTTCCGGATAAAGCCGCGCACATTCTGGGGCGCGAAGCAGCATGGGCGGCGATTCAAGACGCCGAAATACATCCGCGCTCAATTGAAATAGTTTTCTGCGGCCACGTCTATCAGGGCATGGGAGTTGGGCAAAGAACGATGAAAGAAATCGGACTTGTCGGACAACCAACCATAAATGTTGAAGGCGCGTGCGGAAGCGGAACGCTCTCATTCTGGGAAGCATGGAGAACCATTGCCTACGGACAGGCGGAAATTTCTCTCGCTCTCGGCGTTGAAAACTTAAGCAAGGTTCTTTCGGGCGGACCTCTGCCGCTTGAAGAAGACGACATTGAAGTTGCCATGGGAATGGGAATGCCCGCGCTTTACGCAATGCGCGCGAGCAGATATATGCACGAATACGGCGTTACAAAAGAGCAACTCGCCGAAGTGGTCGTAAAAAGCAGACATCACGCGGCAATGAACCCGGACGCTCAGTTCAGAAAACCTGAAACCGTTGAAAGCGTTCTGGACGCCCCGATGATTGCCGACCCCCTTACGCGCAACCAGTGTTGCCCCGTTGGAGACGCGGCGGCGGCGGCGGTGCTTGTGAGCGAGGACCAGGTGAAAAAACTCGCGAAGAAAACACCTGTTAAGGTTCTCGGCTGCATTTCACAGTCGGGCAAATACTCAAGCCCCACGGGACTTACCTGCGCTCCTTCGGAGAATGTTTCAAGAAGCGCGAAAATGGCTTACGAGCAGGCGGGAATTGGTCCCGAAGACATTGACGTGTGCGAAATTCACGATGCGTTTTCAATTGCTGAAATGATGGTTGCCGAAGCTCTCGGCTTCTGCAAAGAAGGCGAAGGCGCGCGGCTGATTGACGAAAAAAGCACATGGGTCGGAGGCGACAAGGTTGCCATCAACCCCGGCGGCGGTCTTCTTTCAAGAGGTCACCCCGTTGGAGCGACCGGACTGCTTCAGACCGCGGAAATTGTCCGCCAGCTCAGAGGTGAAGTGGGTAAACGGCAGGTCAAAGACGCCAAAATCGGACTCATTGAAACAATGGGCGGCGCCCAACCGGCAATGGACGGAATTACCTGCGTTGTGAGTATTCTGGGAAAATAG
- the glnA gene encoding type I glutamate--ammonia ligase, whose protein sequence is MAKAVKFIKSSKAEYIDLRFLDFVGMWQHFTVPASEFDASAFEEGMGFDGSSIRGWKTINASDMLTVPDPATVRLDPFMEKPTVVILCNIVDPITKEPYSRDPRNIAGKAEAYMKSTGMADTAHFGPELEFFILEDIRYDQTANSGYYFVDSDEGIWNSGSDDFPNLGYKLRHKEGYFPTPPADSHHDLRSEMVSVMQEMGIVVEAHHHEVATGGQAEIDMKFAPLMTMGDQMMWYKYICRNVARRHGKAVTFMPKPLFDDNGSGMHIHQSLWKKGKPLFAGNGYAGMSETAMHYIGGILKHARAICAFSNSTTNSYRRLVPGFEAPVNLAYSARNRSAAVRIPMYSPSPKAKRIECRFPDPSCNGYLTFSAMLMAGLDGIENKIKPGDPMDRDIYALGPEELENIPSVPASLEEALKSLEKDHDFLLKGGVFDEDLIKTWIDYKMENEVNPIRLRPVPQEFILYFDV, encoded by the coding sequence ATAGCGAAAGCGGTCAAGTTCATCAAAAGCAGCAAGGCGGAATACATAGATCTGCGATTTCTTGATTTTGTCGGAATGTGGCAGCATTTCACCGTTCCGGCGTCCGAATTTGACGCATCCGCTTTTGAAGAGGGAATGGGGTTTGACGGCTCAAGCATAAGGGGCTGGAAAACAATCAACGCGAGCGACATGCTCACCGTGCCCGACCCCGCGACCGTCCGGCTTGACCCTTTTATGGAAAAACCCACAGTTGTTATTCTGTGCAACATAGTTGACCCAATTACAAAAGAGCCCTATTCACGCGACCCCAGAAACATCGCGGGAAAAGCCGAAGCGTATATGAAAAGCACGGGTATGGCGGACACGGCTCATTTCGGTCCGGAACTTGAGTTTTTCATTCTTGAAGACATCCGTTACGACCAAACAGCCAATTCCGGCTACTACTTTGTAGATTCCGATGAGGGAATCTGGAATTCCGGAAGTGATGATTTCCCCAACCTCGGATACAAACTGAGGCACAAAGAAGGGTACTTCCCCACTCCTCCGGCTGACAGCCACCACGACCTCCGATCTGAAATGGTTTCCGTTATGCAGGAAATGGGAATTGTTGTTGAGGCTCACCACCATGAGGTCGCGACAGGCGGACAGGCGGAGATTGACATGAAGTTCGCACCGCTTATGACAATGGGCGACCAGATGATGTGGTATAAATACATCTGTCGCAATGTCGCTCGCAGACACGGCAAAGCGGTGACCTTTATGCCCAAACCGCTGTTTGATGACAACGGCTCCGGGATGCACATTCACCAGTCGCTGTGGAAGAAAGGCAAACCTCTGTTTGCGGGCAACGGATATGCGGGAATGAGTGAAACCGCAATGCATTACATAGGCGGCATACTCAAACACGCGCGTGCGATTTGCGCTTTCAGCAACTCAACCACGAATTCATACAGACGGCTTGTTCCGGGCTTTGAGGCGCCGGTCAACCTCGCCTACTCGGCAAGGAACAGAAGCGCGGCGGTGAGAATACCGATGTATTCTCCGAGCCCCAAGGCAAAGCGGATTGAGTGCAGATTCCCCGACCCTTCATGCAACGGGTATCTGACTTTTTCAGCAATGCTGATGGCAGGTCTTGACGGAATTGAGAACAAAATCAAACCCGGCGACCCGATGGACAGAGACATCTACGCGCTCGGACCCGAAGAGTTGGAAAACATTCCTTCGGTTCCCGCATCTCTTGAAGAGGCGTTGAAATCACTTGAAAAAGACCATGACTTCCTTCTCAAGGGCGGAGTGTTTGATGAAGACCTGATAAAAACATGGATAGACTACAAGATGGAAAATGAGGTCAACCCCATTCGGCTGAGACCCGTTCCACAGGAGTTTATTCTCTACTTTGACGTTTGA